The Lucilia cuprina isolate Lc7/37 chromosome 5, ASM2204524v1, whole genome shotgun sequence genome includes a window with the following:
- the LOC124420292 gene encoding uncharacterized protein LOC124420292, which produces MSAPKRRKHWGNNPKFKVPKTSDGPSSSSNRFQLLSDEEEEAVVFKEKIPPIIVDQAHSFSAVIGLIVLFGLHKLEPKVIIEEFLISHNIKPVSVKELETKRTSVDDALYIIEFEKCES; this is translated from the exons ATGTCTGCtccaaaaagaagaaaacattgGGGGAATAACCCTAAATTTAAGGTGCCAAAAACCTCTGACGGACCCAGCTCAAGCTCAAATAGATTTCAACTACTCTCTGATGAGGAAGAAGAAGctgttgtttttaaagaaaaaattccgCCTATAATTGTAGATCAAGCACACAGTTTTTCGGCTGTTATTGGTTTAATTG ttttatttggcCTACATAAACTGGAACCAAAGGTAATCATCGAGGAGTTTCTTATATCGCATAATATTAAACCTGTGAGCGTAAAGGAATTGGAAACAAAGCGTACCAGTGTAGATGACGCACTTTACATAATCGAGTTTGAGAAATGTGAATCATAG